The Sneathiella sp. P13V-1 genome window below encodes:
- a CDS encoding TRAP transporter substrate-binding protein, producing MGNFKSRSRVSVASVGGAAVMIVFGTMSSASAMEKWNLANAYGAKTLHVEGNQVFADELKDASMGVIEVTVHAGGSLGYKSVDHFDAVSDGAVEIADTPGGFLGGIDPLMTLSSLPFLVKTVEEAKILKDIAFPEYEKVFEKAGQKLLYASPWPASGIWAKMPVTSSEKLKGLKIRTYDPGGTKTFQKIGAAPIQLAWGDVAPQLATGGISAVLTSAEGGVAQKFVEHTAYFTEINYALPLNFVHMNKDVYDGLSEGLRKAVDMAAEKASQRNWAEVVGRTKRNYDLVKKDGGTVVTTEAAAVLGDLSEAGTDVMNEWLSKVGDRGQQIIKKFRETKG from the coding sequence ATGGGAAACTTCAAATCTAGATCAAGAGTAAGTGTCGCGTCAGTTGGTGGTGCTGCGGTGATGATTGTTTTCGGGACGATGTCGTCAGCTTCGGCAATGGAAAAATGGAATTTGGCAAATGCTTACGGCGCCAAAACGCTTCATGTTGAAGGGAACCAGGTCTTTGCGGACGAATTGAAAGATGCCAGCATGGGCGTTATTGAAGTGACCGTTCATGCCGGGGGATCACTCGGGTATAAGTCGGTTGATCATTTTGATGCTGTCTCTGACGGCGCGGTGGAGATCGCGGATACTCCCGGCGGGTTTCTCGGGGGGATTGATCCGCTTATGACCTTATCTTCCTTGCCGTTTCTGGTGAAGACGGTGGAAGAGGCCAAAATATTAAAGGATATTGCTTTCCCAGAATATGAAAAAGTGTTTGAGAAGGCGGGGCAAAAACTCCTTTATGCGTCTCCTTGGCCGGCATCCGGGATCTGGGCGAAAATGCCGGTCACGTCATCGGAGAAGCTTAAGGGTTTGAAAATCAGAACTTATGATCCGGGTGGAACGAAGACGTTTCAGAAAATCGGGGCGGCGCCTATTCAACTTGCTTGGGGGGATGTTGCGCCTCAATTGGCAACTGGCGGTATTTCGGCCGTTTTGACTTCTGCTGAAGGAGGTGTGGCCCAAAAATTTGTTGAGCATACAGCCTATTTTACCGAGATAAATTACGCGCTTCCGCTCAATTTCGTTCATATGAACAAAGATGTGTATGACGGCCTGTCTGAAGGACTAAGAAAAGCCGTTGATATGGCCGCGGAAAAAGCGTCTCAGCGCAATTGGGCAGAGGTTGTCGGACGGACGAAACGCAATTACGACCTGGTCAAGAAGGATGGTGGCACCGTTGTCACGACTGAAGCGGCTGCAGTACTTGGCGACCTTTCCGAAGCCGGTACGGACGTGATGAACGAATGGCTTTCAAAGGTTGGCGATCGGGGGCAACAGATCATCAAGAAATTCAGGGAAACCAAAGGGTAA
- a CDS encoding TRAP transporter small permease, with product MLSIVDKISKLAAVISGGILVSMVGFILLEIVLRSFFSASTFVLDEFVGYGIAIMTFLSFSMALKEGAFIRVNLLIAHLNVFYRRIFEVIFCFGGITLFSYVAFYLSRTVWRNFDRGVTSNSIAEVPLWIPQSLMLLGVVILVLQFAALFISYLRGAPISNTSEEL from the coding sequence TTGTTGTCCATAGTCGATAAAATCTCAAAACTGGCGGCTGTAATATCTGGGGGAATATTGGTTTCTATGGTGGGATTTATCCTGTTAGAAATTGTGCTTAGAAGCTTTTTCTCAGCCTCTACGTTTGTCTTGGATGAGTTTGTTGGCTACGGAATTGCGATAATGACCTTCCTTTCTTTTTCCATGGCGTTAAAAGAAGGGGCTTTTATCCGCGTAAATTTGCTTATTGCACACTTAAATGTGTTTTATCGGCGTATTTTCGAAGTGATATTCTGCTTTGGTGGAATAACTCTCTTTTCATATGTGGCTTTTTATCTCAGCCGAACTGTCTGGAGAAATTTTGACCGGGGGGTCACAAGTAACTCGATTGCCGAAGTACCTCTTTGGATACCGCAGTCTTTGATGTTACTTGGTGTTGTTATACTCGTTTTGCAGTTTGCAGCGCTTTTCATTTCCTATCTTCGCGGGGCTCCCATCTCCAACACATCCGAAGAGCTCTAG
- a CDS encoding TRAP transporter large permease, whose product MELFAGLFVLLLIFLYLGLGVWVFIGLIAVSISVQFFLLDMNFAKIGAIATNIMLRSASSWELAAIPMFIWMGDIIFRTDISKRLFDGLVPLVNRIPGRLLHANIVGCTLFAAVSGSSTATAVTVGKISLEELSKRGYAKGISVGSLAGAGSLGLLIPPSIVMIVYGILAEVSIISLFAAGVVPGLMIAALYSTYIAFRADRTDGIVPLSDDQVERRFGWADFWKLFPVLLLVMVVLGSIYSGLATPSEAAAIGVTTGLLIALFTKQLTWDLFYNSVMSAVKMSAMVVSLVIAAALLSTTMGYLHLPQNIAASISALELSPYALMAILAVFYILLGLFLEGISITVMSLPITLPLVVQAGFDPMWFGIFLILMVELATITPPVGFNLFVLQGLTNMTIFQIARASAPFFVLLCIGVVLLTAFPQIALWLPNLLAGG is encoded by the coding sequence ATGGAACTCTTTGCTGGTCTTTTCGTGCTGCTATTGATTTTTCTGTATCTGGGGCTCGGGGTTTGGGTATTTATCGGGCTGATTGCTGTCTCTATCTCGGTTCAGTTTTTCCTGCTGGATATGAATTTCGCCAAAATTGGTGCAATTGCTACTAACATTATGTTGCGAAGTGCAAGTTCGTGGGAGTTAGCTGCCATCCCCATGTTTATTTGGATGGGAGATATCATTTTTAGAACTGATATTTCGAAGCGGTTGTTTGATGGACTTGTGCCTTTAGTCAACAGAATTCCCGGAAGATTACTTCACGCCAATATTGTCGGATGTACTTTATTTGCAGCGGTAAGCGGATCCAGTACTGCGACAGCTGTGACGGTCGGAAAAATTTCTCTGGAAGAGCTATCAAAGCGAGGATACGCGAAGGGTATTTCAGTGGGCTCTTTGGCAGGAGCGGGAAGTTTAGGCCTGTTGATACCCCCATCCATTGTTATGATTGTTTACGGCATTCTGGCAGAAGTTTCTATTATCAGCTTGTTTGCAGCCGGTGTAGTGCCGGGCCTAATGATCGCAGCTTTATATTCAACTTATATCGCATTTCGTGCAGATCGTACTGATGGGATCGTGCCTTTGTCCGACGATCAAGTGGAGAGGCGTTTTGGCTGGGCAGATTTTTGGAAATTATTTCCTGTCCTCTTGCTGGTAATGGTGGTTCTCGGTTCAATTTACTCAGGGTTGGCGACGCCGTCTGAAGCCGCCGCGATTGGAGTGACTACTGGATTGTTGATTGCACTATTTACGAAACAATTAACATGGGACTTGTTCTACAATTCAGTAATGAGTGCGGTGAAAATGTCGGCTATGGTGGTTTCTTTGGTTATCGCCGCTGCGTTGCTCTCGACAACGATGGGTTACCTTCACCTACCTCAGAATATTGCGGCTTCTATTTCTGCATTGGAGTTATCACCCTATGCTTTGATGGCAATTCTGGCGGTGTTTTACATATTATTGGGGTTGTTTCTGGAGGGGATCTCAATAACGGTGATGAGCCTGCCGATCACGTTGCCGCTTGTTGTTCAGGCGGGTTTCGATCCCATGTGGTTTGGAATATTTCTTATCCTGATGGTGGAACTGGCTACAATTACGCCACCTGTTGGATTTAACCTCTTCGTCCTTCAGGGCTTGACCAATATGACGATCTTTCAGATTGCCCGAGCGTCAGCGCCGTTTTTTGTGCTTCTTTGTATTGGTGTCGTGTTGTTGACCGCTTTTCCGCAAATCGCCCTTTGGCTTCCCAACTTGCTTGCTGGTGGATGA
- a CDS encoding GAF domain-containing protein — protein sequence MKQQQQIPTAILQGNKVELLAKSISEETEAHVTWDLARDIVEELIGARLFTVLINKEDKGLVSRVYSSDPETYPVGGSKKMEETPWGQLLLQDGIPFIANSSDDIKWAFPDHELIFSLGLGSALNVPMRLFGRTVGTLNLLHRYDFYTQEHVKLLVPIAAILAPLCLKDLE from the coding sequence ATGAAGCAGCAGCAACAGATACCAACGGCAATACTCCAGGGCAACAAGGTCGAGCTGTTGGCAAAAAGCATCTCAGAAGAAACCGAGGCACATGTCACTTGGGATCTTGCGAGAGATATTGTGGAAGAATTGATCGGTGCTCGTTTGTTTACGGTATTGATTAATAAAGAGGATAAGGGTTTGGTGTCTCGCGTGTATTCTTCTGATCCTGAAACCTACCCTGTTGGCGGTTCAAAAAAAATGGAAGAAACGCCCTGGGGGCAACTTCTTCTTCAAGATGGAATACCTTTCATCGCAAATTCCAGTGACGACATAAAATGGGCCTTTCCTGATCACGAACTTATTTTCTCCCTGGGGCTTGGATCTGCCCTTAACGTACCGATGCGCTTATTTGGGCGAACCGTTGGAACGCTTAATTTGCTGCATCGGTACGATTTTTACACTCAGGAGCATGTGAAGTTACTCGTTCCGATTGCAGCTATTTTGGCGCCCTTGTGCCTTAAAGATTTAGAATAG
- a CDS encoding metal-dependent hydrolase family protein, translating into MTLNPSICLKDANLLDVRKGELVGLCNIFVEAGMIVDVSGRDPETAQLVIDVKGKTVMPGLCDAHVHVVAATASFPDLERWAGSYTTARAGQILSGMLSRGFTTVRDCGGADFGIAQAVDEGFLIGPRVLFCGHAISQTGGHGDMRGKADDWEACTCCHGLGTIVDGVPEVRRACRNELRKGAHFIKIMASGGVSSPTDRISNTQFALDEITAAVEEAEATETYVAAHVYTARAAKRVLKCGVRSIEHGNLIDDEVMDLMIEKGAFLVPTMSTHEVLKSEGLEGGLTVEMHEKVDEVVEAGYRTHKRAHEKGVKLVFGTDLLGAMHRHQLLEFSIRSKFQTPIEIIRSATLTAAELFNMVGRVGEIVPGAYADLIVIDGDPVIDIKYLQDPDRYLKLIMKDGKIYKNAI; encoded by the coding sequence ATGACGCTTAATCCGTCGATATGCCTGAAAGATGCAAATCTGCTTGATGTTCGAAAGGGAGAGCTTGTTGGCCTATGCAACATCTTCGTTGAAGCTGGTATGATCGTCGATGTCTCTGGCAGGGATCCCGAAACTGCGCAGCTAGTCATAGATGTGAAGGGTAAAACGGTTATGCCAGGCTTATGTGATGCTCATGTCCATGTCGTCGCAGCAACCGCAAGTTTTCCGGATTTGGAGAGGTGGGCGGGGAGCTATACCACTGCCAGAGCAGGGCAAATACTGTCAGGAATGTTGTCTCGTGGTTTTACAACTGTACGCGATTGTGGCGGCGCAGATTTCGGTATCGCTCAAGCAGTAGACGAAGGCTTTTTGATAGGCCCAAGAGTATTATTTTGTGGCCATGCCATTTCACAAACTGGTGGTCATGGGGATATGCGTGGCAAAGCAGATGATTGGGAGGCCTGTACCTGCTGTCATGGGCTTGGAACTATTGTTGACGGAGTGCCTGAGGTGCGGCGTGCCTGTCGCAATGAGCTACGCAAGGGTGCTCATTTTATCAAGATCATGGCGTCTGGTGGGGTGTCTTCACCAACAGACAGGATCAGCAATACCCAATTCGCCCTGGATGAAATTACAGCCGCTGTAGAGGAGGCAGAAGCTACAGAAACATATGTCGCTGCTCATGTTTATACCGCGCGTGCCGCTAAGCGGGTTTTGAAGTGCGGCGTGAGATCCATTGAACATGGCAACCTGATTGATGATGAGGTGATGGACCTGATGATCGAGAAAGGAGCTTTTCTCGTTCCAACGATGTCCACTCATGAAGTTTTGAAAAGTGAAGGTCTGGAAGGCGGCCTGACTGTTGAGATGCATGAGAAAGTGGATGAGGTGGTTGAGGCCGGATATCGTACTCATAAGCGCGCCCATGAAAAAGGTGTGAAACTGGTATTTGGAACGGATTTGCTGGGGGCGATGCACCGCCATCAACTGTTAGAATTTTCCATTCGAAGCAAGTTTCAAACACCGATTGAAATCATCCGCTCTGCAACATTGACAGCTGCAGAGCTGTTTAACATGGTAGGTAGAGTGGGCGAGATTGTGCCTGGTGCATATGCTGACTTGATTGTCATCGACGGTGATCCCGTTATAGATATCAAATACTTACAGGATCCTGACAGGTACCTGAAACTGATAATGAAAGATGGGAAAATATACAAAAACGCGATTTAA
- a CDS encoding TetR/AcrR family transcriptional regulator, whose translation MNASLPEGKNAQRSALTREKVLKATLDQIYECGILAASTPEIVKRAGISRGAMLHHFPSKEQLIAAAVEKLLEDEVALIEKEAEAYADHEKSIDDFVDFLWERFSGRLFMITMDFLSSARTDEKLREAVIPVSLNFHTSLNQIWIKFFPHKQKSTDQIQLLLNTTMCLMRGMGVQTVIKDDPTYFDGIREYWKTLIHSQLD comes from the coding sequence ATGAATGCTTCATTGCCAGAAGGTAAAAATGCTCAACGCTCTGCCTTGACTAGAGAAAAGGTATTGAAGGCAACGTTGGATCAGATTTACGAATGCGGGATTCTTGCGGCTTCAACTCCGGAGATCGTGAAGCGTGCCGGGATTTCTCGCGGTGCCATGTTGCATCACTTTCCTTCGAAAGAGCAGCTTATTGCGGCTGCTGTTGAGAAGCTTCTAGAAGATGAAGTAGCCCTCATTGAAAAAGAAGCTGAAGCATATGCAGATCATGAAAAATCCATCGATGATTTCGTAGATTTCTTATGGGAACGTTTCTCAGGGCGCCTATTTATGATCACAATGGATTTTTTATCTAGCGCACGCACTGATGAAAAACTCCGTGAAGCGGTGATTCCGGTTAGTTTGAATTTCCATACTTCCCTAAATCAAATCTGGATTAAGTTTTTCCCTCATAAACAGAAATCAACTGATCAGATACAGCTTTTGCTTAATACAACAATGTGTTTGATGCGTGGAATGGGGGTTCAAACAGTTATTAAAGATGATCCCACATATTTCGATGGCATTCGTGAATACTGGAAAACGCTGATTCATAGCCAGTTGGATTAA
- a CDS encoding peptidylprolyl isomerase, translating to MKKISLLSKSLLAFALVLSLTGLVKAAENLDPENTLYLDLKYGRVVIELYPRVAPKHVARVKELARQKFYDGLKFHRVIEGFMAQTGDPDGNGRGGSGQKIRAEFSNIPHDRGIVSMARARSPHSADSQFFIVLEDSPHLNRKYSVFGKVVSGMEFVDQIEKGYGQGGQVRNPDLMLRLRVAADVQ from the coding sequence ATGAAAAAAATCTCGCTTCTCTCCAAAAGTCTATTGGCTTTCGCGCTCGTATTGTCTTTGACGGGCCTTGTAAAGGCGGCTGAAAATCTAGATCCAGAGAATACCCTGTATCTGGATTTAAAATATGGGCGTGTCGTGATCGAACTTTATCCCCGCGTGGCGCCTAAACATGTTGCCAGAGTGAAAGAGCTTGCGCGACAAAAATTTTACGATGGCCTGAAATTCCACCGTGTTATCGAAGGCTTCATGGCCCAAACAGGTGACCCTGACGGCAATGGTCGTGGTGGGTCAGGTCAAAAAATCCGTGCTGAATTTTCCAACATTCCTCATGACCGCGGTATCGTGTCCATGGCGCGCGCAAGATCCCCACATAGCGCAGATAGCCAGTTCTTTATCGTGCTGGAGGATAGCCCTCATTTGAACCGCAAATATAGTGTGTTTGGCAAAGTTGTTTCAGGGATGGAGTTTGTAGACCAGATTGAAAAAGGGTACGGCCAAGGAGGTCAGGTCAGGAACCCTGATCTCATGCTCCGCCTTCGGGTTGCGGCAGACGTTCAATAA
- the hemA gene encoding 5-aminolevulinate synthase → MNYNEVFEKAIADLKSEKRYRVFTELGRHAGDFPRATRHTENGTAEVTIWCSNDYLGMGQHPKVLAAMKDAIDEFGAGAGGTRNISGNAHMICELERELADLHGKERALVFTSGFVSNDATISTLGKLLPNAVILSDELNHASMIDGVRHSKCEKVIFKHNDVADLEEKLKQIDIDRPKVIAFESVYSMDGDISPMKEFCDLADKYNAMTYLDEVHAVGLYGPRGGGIAEREGLMDRIDIMEGTLGKAFGVVGGFITASEAIVDAIRSYASGFIFTTTLPPAVAAGALASVRHLKQSQMERASHQERAATLKKLLMDAGLPVLQTPTHIVPVMVYDAALCKQASDMLLEDYGIYIQPINFPTVPRGEERLRITPSPFHDDQMMDHLVSSLKEVWKRLGLRQAA, encoded by the coding sequence GTGAACTATAACGAGGTGTTCGAGAAGGCCATCGCTGATCTCAAATCTGAGAAACGCTATCGGGTCTTTACCGAGCTCGGGCGCCACGCAGGAGATTTTCCACGGGCAACACGCCATACAGAAAATGGAACTGCCGAAGTCACTATCTGGTGCTCAAACGACTATCTTGGTATGGGCCAGCACCCAAAAGTACTGGCTGCCATGAAAGATGCCATTGACGAATTTGGAGCAGGTGCTGGCGGCACGCGTAACATTTCCGGTAACGCCCATATGATTTGCGAATTGGAGCGAGAACTTGCAGATCTTCATGGCAAGGAACGTGCCCTTGTCTTTACGTCAGGCTTTGTCTCCAATGACGCGACAATCAGCACATTGGGAAAGCTGCTTCCAAATGCGGTGATCCTTTCTGATGAACTTAATCATGCGTCCATGATTGATGGGGTGCGTCATTCGAAATGTGAAAAAGTTATCTTCAAGCACAACGATGTTGCCGATTTGGAAGAAAAGCTCAAACAGATTGATATTGATCGCCCGAAAGTGATTGCGTTCGAATCTGTTTATTCCATGGACGGCGACATCTCGCCGATGAAAGAGTTTTGTGATCTGGCCGATAAATACAACGCCATGACATATCTGGACGAAGTTCACGCAGTAGGCCTTTATGGACCACGGGGCGGCGGTATTGCTGAACGCGAAGGCTTGATGGATCGCATTGATATCATGGAAGGGACTTTAGGTAAGGCATTTGGTGTTGTAGGCGGCTTTATTACCGCCTCTGAGGCCATTGTAGATGCCATTCGCTCCTACGCTTCTGGATTTATCTTCACAACGACCCTACCCCCTGCTGTGGCGGCTGGTGCCCTTGCAAGTGTCCGACACCTGAAACAAAGCCAGATGGAGCGCGCATCCCATCAGGAACGCGCTGCGACCCTTAAAAAACTTCTTATGGATGCGGGACTGCCTGTATTGCAAACCCCCACTCATATTGTCCCTGTGATGGTATATGATGCCGCGCTATGCAAGCAGGCAAGTGACATGCTTTTGGAAGACTATGGCATCTACATCCAGCCAATTAACTTCCCGACCGTGCCACGTGGCGAGGAACGCTTAAGGATTACACCAAGCCCATTCCATGATGATCAGATGATGGATCATCTGGTATCTTCGTTGAAGGAAGTCTGGAAGCGATTGGGGTTGAGGCAAGCTGCCTAA
- a CDS encoding universal stress protein, whose amino-acid sequence MSLNTVLVPMGGADTTCDDTALCSALTFANKMGAHVDALHVQQDPRNAAAFVGEGMTTAMIENVIELAEKDASQRSKKAEQLFNDICEKKNIPVAEFPSTQPGQQASAWFMTKVGSQEDLIPEYGRMVDLLVACKKSEEHSSDNEQALNAAILETGRPVLVVDHGLDANFGKRIAVIWNGSVQSSRALTAALPLIKQAEKVTVICAIDDLSEEISPEMALRYLKLHGVEAESRNINSGSGSSTAQSLMDAAKDCDADLMVMGAYTRGRLRRLLFGAVTGAILAKCTLPVFMAH is encoded by the coding sequence ATGTCTTTAAACACAGTTCTCGTACCCATGGGCGGCGCAGACACAACTTGTGATGATACCGCCCTTTGTAGTGCCCTAACCTTTGCGAACAAAATGGGGGCTCATGTGGACGCTCTGCATGTCCAACAAGATCCCAGAAACGCAGCGGCCTTTGTAGGTGAAGGCATGACCACCGCGATGATCGAAAATGTTATCGAACTCGCAGAAAAAGACGCTTCCCAGCGCAGCAAAAAAGCAGAACAACTATTCAACGATATCTGCGAAAAGAAAAACATCCCTGTTGCCGAGTTTCCAAGCACTCAACCCGGCCAACAAGCCTCGGCTTGGTTCATGACGAAAGTTGGATCTCAGGAAGATTTGATTCCGGAATATGGACGGATGGTAGATTTGCTTGTGGCCTGCAAGAAATCTGAAGAACATAGCAGCGATAATGAGCAAGCCCTTAACGCCGCCATCCTGGAAACCGGGCGCCCGGTATTAGTGGTTGATCACGGCCTGGATGCAAATTTCGGCAAACGCATTGCCGTGATATGGAATGGCTCCGTTCAATCCAGTAGGGCACTGACAGCGGCTCTTCCCTTGATTAAACAGGCGGAAAAAGTAACCGTTATTTGCGCCATTGACGATTTGAGCGAAGAAATTAGCCCTGAAATGGCACTTCGCTATTTGAAGCTTCATGGTGTTGAGGCCGAAAGTCGCAATATTAATAGCGGATCTGGCAGTTCTACAGCTCAATCCTTAATGGATGCCGCGAAAGACTGCGATGCAGATTTGATGGTGATGGGCGCCTATACCAGAGGGCGGTTGAGGCGCTTGTTATTTGGTGCTGTGACCGGAGCAATATTAGCCAAGTGCACCTTGCCTGTGTTTATGGCGCATTAA
- a CDS encoding AAA family ATPase encodes MSPTLIEQQKLHEKIIHALQATPTLWGETQNSSIRLIETHGATVLLGKQFAIKVKKPVHFDHMDYSTKEMRLEHSKAELSRNKRTAEDMYIGLYPVYLSKRGIINIDGDGEIQCHFIKMHRFPDGYQLDQISAKGKLDEEMCIQLADDLSHFHKSAEIISDLNAVPDFKTVINQNFLQFRNFCPDILDKEEVEAFLTDIHAINEQLRPLWEERVRNGFFRMGHGDLHLQNICVFNGKARIFDAIEYQDDFAISDILYDLSFLLMDLEDKKQSRAATTILNEYVAEMGWLEESQAFEALKLLPFFLSLRAGIRCHVAANRSLQCQDENETSKLAKKAQQLFQKANNYLRPRSPSLLALGAFSGSGKSTLAKAIASDLAPSPGAIILRTDVIRRKLMGCDKYSPMPQSAYTPEVSERVYSLMGQNARTILEAGHSVILDAVFDRITDQQKIEKLANEIGVPFQGVWLDVSPAVLQERLAARRNDASDATWEITQQQIQRASRFKTDWIRISADGTPDQNLTHLRSSIHELHRKNCSKR; translated from the coding sequence ATGTCGCCTACATTGATCGAACAACAAAAGTTGCATGAAAAAATCATTCATGCACTGCAGGCCACGCCTACCTTGTGGGGGGAGACGCAGAATAGTTCTATTCGACTTATCGAAACCCACGGCGCGACAGTTCTTTTAGGCAAACAGTTTGCCATCAAAGTGAAAAAACCTGTTCACTTTGATCATATGGATTATAGCACAAAGGAAATGCGCCTAGAGCATAGTAAGGCTGAACTTTCGCGGAACAAACGAACTGCGGAAGACATGTATATTGGGCTTTATCCGGTTTATCTATCCAAGCGTGGGATAATCAATATAGATGGTGACGGCGAAATTCAGTGCCATTTCATCAAAATGCACAGATTTCCGGATGGGTACCAGCTTGACCAAATTTCAGCAAAAGGAAAACTGGATGAAGAGATGTGCATCCAGCTTGCTGATGATTTAAGCCACTTTCACAAAAGTGCCGAGATAATTTCGGACCTCAACGCTGTTCCCGACTTTAAGACCGTTATTAACCAGAATTTCCTACAATTCAGAAACTTCTGCCCTGACATTCTCGATAAAGAAGAAGTCGAAGCGTTTTTGACGGATATTCATGCCATCAATGAACAACTAAGGCCTCTTTGGGAAGAGCGTGTGAGAAATGGTTTTTTCCGAATGGGGCACGGCGACCTTCACCTTCAGAATATTTGCGTATTCAATGGCAAGGCCCGCATATTTGACGCCATTGAGTATCAAGACGATTTCGCCATCTCCGACATACTATATGACCTTTCCTTCCTTTTGATGGATCTTGAAGACAAGAAGCAATCGAGAGCCGCGACAACAATTCTAAATGAATATGTCGCGGAAATGGGATGGCTTGAAGAGAGCCAAGCGTTTGAAGCCCTTAAATTATTGCCGTTTTTTCTGAGTCTGCGCGCTGGCATCAGGTGTCATGTTGCGGCCAACAGATCTCTTCAATGTCAGGATGAGAATGAAACGTCAAAACTCGCCAAAAAGGCGCAACAGCTTTTCCAAAAAGCAAACAACTATTTAAGACCTCGTTCCCCATCACTACTGGCTTTGGGAGCCTTTTCAGGCAGCGGCAAGTCTACTCTTGCAAAAGCGATAGCCTCTGATTTGGCACCAAGTCCTGGCGCCATCATTTTAAGAACAGATGTAATCCGCAGGAAGCTAATGGGATGCGACAAATACAGCCCCATGCCACAAAGCGCTTACACACCAGAAGTATCTGAACGCGTCTATTCCCTGATGGGGCAAAACGCCCGCACAATATTGGAAGCGGGCCATAGTGTTATTTTAGATGCCGTTTTTGACCGAATTACTGATCAGCAAAAGATCGAAAAGCTCGCTAATGAAATAGGTGTCCCTTTTCAAGGCGTCTGGCTTGATGTCAGCCCAGCAGTTTTGCAGGAACGACTTGCCGCTAGGCGAAATGACGCTTCAGACGCCACGTGGGAAATCACACAGCAGCAAATTCAAAGAGCAAGTAGATTTAAAACCGATTGGATCAGAATATCCGCAGATGGCACGCCAGATCAAAATCTCACTCACTTGCGATCAAGTATCCATGAGTTGCATAGGAAAAACTGTTCGAAACGCTAA
- a CDS encoding cation diffusion facilitator family transporter — MKRATYAAVSVALFLISIKIWAYLATNSVSILSTLVDSMLDFGASLVNLFAVRHALTPADNEHRFGHGKAEALAGLFQSAFIVGSAIFLALQALEKLVNPDPIHASTIGIAVMVVSIVLTLGLVMFQRYVISQTRSVAISADSLHYLGDILVNISVIIALVLSVQMGWYIADSLFALGIAVYISYNAYEIVKASFVDLMDEELPDEERDKIKKIVEEEEGALGFHDLRTRKSGQHVFVQLHLDLPPDLKLSDAHAIAESVEQKIVAAFPNAEAIIHQDPLSPDHATTASSAGT; from the coding sequence ATGAAACGCGCAACTTATGCTGCGGTGTCAGTTGCACTTTTTTTGATCAGTATAAAAATCTGGGCTTACTTGGCGACAAACTCGGTCTCCATCTTGTCGACACTAGTAGACAGCATGCTTGATTTTGGCGCATCTCTTGTGAATTTATTTGCTGTGCGCCACGCCCTCACCCCAGCAGATAACGAACATCGCTTCGGGCATGGTAAGGCTGAAGCACTAGCCGGCCTTTTCCAATCTGCGTTTATCGTGGGTTCTGCCATCTTCCTGGCACTGCAAGCACTTGAAAAACTAGTCAATCCAGACCCAATACATGCAAGTACGATAGGTATTGCCGTGATGGTGGTTTCCATTGTTTTGACATTGGGGCTTGTTATGTTTCAACGCTACGTCATTTCGCAAACTCGCTCTGTTGCCATTTCCGCTGACTCACTACATTATCTTGGTGATATTCTAGTAAATATTAGCGTTATTATTGCTCTAGTACTGTCTGTGCAAATGGGTTGGTATATTGCCGACTCGTTATTTGCTTTGGGTATTGCCGTTTACATCTCCTACAACGCCTATGAAATTGTGAAAGCATCGTTTGTAGATTTGATGGATGAAGAACTCCCTGATGAAGAGCGTGACAAAATAAAGAAAATTGTTGAGGAGGAAGAAGGCGCCTTGGGTTTTCATGACTTGAGAACGCGAAAATCCGGACAACATGTTTTTGTGCAGCTTCATTTGGATTTACCTCCTGACCTGAAATTGTCAGACGCCCATGCAATCGCTGAATCTGTTGAACAAAAAATTGTGGCGGCCTTTCCAAACGCAGAAGCAATCATCCACCAGGATCCTCTTTCGCCGGATCATGCCACAACGGCGTCCTCTGCCGGGACTTAA